GATGACGGGATCGCCTCGACGGTCGGGCGTGCCGTCGCCCTGGACGTTCTCGTCCAGGGTGCGACCGATGTCCTGCTGGGGTACCGGCTGGGGGAGACCCTCGACGAGGACGCCGACGACTACGACGAGGCAGAGGAGGACCTGGACGCCACCATTGAGCGCGCTCTGGGAGGTGCACTGGAGGAGATGATCCAGCAGGCACGGGAGCGTGAACTGTCGGCCGCGAGCTTCGCCTGGCTGGGTGACCGCTGGGACCTGGACATCGACGCGGCGCTCCAACTGGCCCACCAGGCCGGCCTCACTCGCGACGGCCCCATACCGCAGGCGCCTCCCGGATAGCCGTTCCCAGGCGGGTGCATCCTGTTCCCGACGAGCCGTCCAACCAGCGCAGCGCAACCCCCTGAAGAAGAGCCGCACCCATCTGAAAAGCAGGGGAGGCGGCGATGCGGCCGGTGAGGGGGGCCGCTCGGCGCGAACAGCACGCGGGGTTCCAGGTCCAGCCGGGTGGTGGGGTCCTGGGCGGGCGGGTTGAGGTTGAGGGTCCAGTTGCCGAAACGGCGGATGGTGTGGGTGATGTAGGGAGAGATGGTGGCCAGGTCGTCGGTGTCGACGGGGTGGCCTTCGGCGGCGATGGCGTTGGCGGCGTCGGTGATGTCGCAGGCGGTGGAATAGACGATGCAGTCGGCGATCAGCTCGTTGGACTTCACCACCTTCTCCTGGTGGTCGGGGTCGTTGTGGCCGATGAGCCTGCCGCCGAACATCAACCAGTCGGCGAAGCCGTGGGAGGCTTCGTTGCGGTTGGTGACCTGGGTGACCCACGGCTGGTGGTCGGTACCCGGCGGATGCCTCGACGAAGGCGAGTCCCTGCCCGCCGGCGCGGCTCGCGAGGCCCGCGAGGAACTCGGCATCACCATCGACCCCGCCGACCTCACGTTCGCGCACCTGTGCCATCACGCAGACGCTGACGGCCAGGCCCGCATCGGGGTGTTCTTCGCCGCCACTCGCTGGAGCGGGGAACCGGTGAATGCCGAGCCCGGCAACTCGGCGTACCGCGTCGTAGGCGTCGTTGACGCGGTACACCTCCGGCGGGGTGCCGCCACTCCCGCTCCGGGCCGGTGTTCATGTGCGCCGGCCCGGGTGCCGGGTGTGCTTGAGCAGCGGCGAGGGTTCGCCCGGTCGGGCGCCGCGGACCTCGCCCCAGTCCAGCCTCGGCACGATGCGCGGCAGCTCGTATAGGGCGTCTTCGATGTCGCCGAGCCGGTACAGCGGCACGTCGACCTTCACGGTTCTGCTGATCTTCCATTCGGTCCAGTCGGCCGGGCGGACCCACCCGGCCGCCATGACGTGGTTGAAGTCCGTGCGGCGGATCTCCATGAGGGCGGCGGCTTGGTTGGGGCCTAGGAGCCGTGCGCGGCGGACGCCGTCCTCCCCGGCACGGTCGACCTGTCCGCGCCGCCCCGGCCCTCTGGCCTGCCCCCCATCGCCGACACGATGACGGCTTGGCGCATCGACACCCTCCTCGCCGGCACGGTGCCCGGCTGGATCCGCGACGGCTGCGCCTGGCGGACCACGCTCGAACTCGTGGCCGGCGCGCACGGCCGCCACCACGTCTCCCTCGGGCACCTGGACCTGAAGGCCGCCACGCCCACCGCACCGAAGCCGGGGATCTGCGGATCATCGACGCCGAAACGCTCCGCCCCGCCCTGACCGGCCTGCCCGACCTGGTCACTCGCCCACCTGGCCGCCGAGATCGGGCTGCCCCGCCCGCCCCGATGGATCCGCCGCGCCTACCTGGACGCCACCCGAGCCCACGGGGCCCAGTGGACGGACCCGGACCTGAACCGGGCGCTGCACGCGTTCGCCGCCGCCACCGGCCTCACATCCCTGCACGGCCTCGCCACCTGAACACCCCGCCCACGTCCCAGGCCCCCGGTAGCCTCCGGATCTCCGAACCCCGCGAGCCGGAGGCACCCCGTGTTCCAGCGG
The DNA window shown above is from Thermomonospora umbrina and carries:
- a CDS encoding NUDIX domain-containing protein, whose translation is MTHGWWSVPGGCLDEGESLPAGAAREAREELGITIDPADLTFAHLCHHADADGQARIGVFFAATRWSGEPVNAEPGNSAYRVVGVVDAVHLRRGAATPAPGRCSCAPARVPGVLEQRRGFARSGAADLAPVQPRHDARQLV